The following is a genomic window from Candidatus Marinimicrobia bacterium CG08_land_8_20_14_0_20_45_22.
AAGTACGATTTCGACGGGATCGTCCTCGACCGTTGCCGGTACGACAATCTTCGCTCCGATTTCTCGGATTATTCGCGACAGGAATTTGAAAAGTTTATCGGGAAAAAGGTCAAAGATTGGCCGGAAGATATTTTCACATGGAAAAAGAACAACAAAGGCGAATGGACGACCAAGCCGGGAAAGTTGTATAAAGAATGGCTGTTTTGGCGGGCAACCGTCATTCACGATTTCTTTGAAAAAGCGAGAAACCGTGTCAAGGCGACCGGCAAACAATTCGCGACTTACACTGGCGCGTGGTATTCGACATACAGCGAACTGGGCGTGAACTGGGCGAGTTCGACGTACGATCCGTCCGAGAAATACAGTTGGGCTTTACCCGATTATCATAAAACCGGTTATGCCGAACTGCTCGATTTCCTTTTCTCCGGATGCTATTTTTATCCGGTGAGCGTCGCCGATCTGGAAAAGGAAAAATCAAATCAAAAAGCGAGCAACGAAGAAGCGATCGGTCCCGCGCTGATCCCGGAATACACAGTAGAAGGTTCGGCAAAGTTGGCGATGCGCGTGACCAAAGGCGTAACGCCGCTTTACGGATCGCTTTACGTTCAGCAGTACAAAGACAAAAACAATCCGGAACAGTTCGTCAGGGCGATCCAGATGTGCCTCAAGGAAACGAACGGCGTGATGATCTTCGATCTGGTTCATATCGACGATTTCGGCTGGTGGGATTACGTGCACAAAGCACTTCAAAACTAACCGCAAATGAACACGAATAAATAAAAAAAGATACTGGAAATACAATCACAAAACACATGAAATGATCCGAAATCAAGAATTATTCTTCTCATTTATCCGTGTCTTTCCGCGTTATCCGCGGCTAAAGAATTTCTCTGCATTCTCCGCGCTCTCTGCGCCCTCCGCGGTTAAGTAAACTATGACAAATTATCTCAAACTCGCCTCATGGGACGTTATCGGCATTCTCGGCTATCTCGTTCTGATGCTCGCCGTCGGTTTCTATTTCCGGAAATTCGGGCAAAAAGGACTCGATAATTATTTCCTTGCCGGACGGAAACTTCCCGGCTGGGTCAACGGCATTGCATCCGCCGCCACTGCCATGAACGGCGACGTCGCGCCGACTTACTGCGGCATGACAGTCGTGACGGGACTTTTCATCTACTGGTTTTTCATTTCACGATTCAGCCTTGCACTGATGATCGCCGCCGTTCTGTTCGCGGTTTTCTGGAAAAAACTCAATCTCTTTACATCGCCGGAATTCTATGAAATCCGATTCTCCGGCAAATTAGCGACGACGATGCGAAGTTGGATCGCTTTCCGGAGCGCGTTCATCTCGATCGTCGCCTGGACGGGAGCCGGACTTCTCGGTCTGCACAAAATCCTGAATCCAACGCTTGGCTGGTCGATGACAACGACATTTTCGCTTATCATTCCGGTGACGCTCCTCTATGTTTTCCTTTCCGGCTATATTGGCGTCGTTTCCACCGATGTCATTCAAACGGCAGTCATCTTGATCTCCTATGTCGTTCTTTGTGTCGCAGTTCTAATCGATTTTCACGGGCCGACCGGACTCTACCAGTCGCTCGTCGCAACTTTAGGAACCGACGTCGTGCGGTGGTATCCGCCTTCTCAGAACGAAATGCTGGGAGTCGTCGGTGTTTTTGCATGGATGATCGGAACTGCTGTCGGTTATGGCGGTGACGCTGCGCCGATGGGCGGAGCGATGGAAGGTCAGCGCATTTTCTCGTGCACAAACGGCCGCGAAGCCTCTAAGTTTTATATC
Proteins encoded in this region:
- a CDS encoding S-layer protein; amino-acid sequence: MKKSILFLLALIMVISAETQPKPKFLWLDASANFGRLGTDAAVVQYMAKIAETGFTGVVVDLKPITGEVLYPSQIAPQIFEWKGKTREKDFDFAAVAVREAKKNKLAVYASMNVFSEGWKDFKRGVVYQSHPEWQTVHYSSNGLVKTTDYNFGFAVFVNPALAEVQEYEIRIMEEMLTKYDFDGIVLDRCRYDNLRSDFSDYSRQEFEKFIGKKVKDWPEDIFTWKKNNKGEWTTKPGKLYKEWLFWRATVIHDFFEKARNRVKATGKQFATYTGAWYSTYSELGVNWASSTYDPSEKYSWALPDYHKTGYAELLDFLFSGCYFYPVSVADLEKEKSNQKASNEEAIGPALIPEYTVEGSAKLAMRVTKGVTPLYGSLYVQQYKDKNNPEQFVRAIQMCLKETNGVMIFDLVHIDDFGWWDYVHKALQN